In Gossypium arboreum isolate Shixiya-1 chromosome 5, ASM2569848v2, whole genome shotgun sequence, a single genomic region encodes these proteins:
- the LOC108465405 gene encoding protein WHAT'S THIS FACTOR 1 homolog, chloroplastic-like produces MFVSVRQISSGGKRSKKKIYHRDYQLDKVMDLQKKPSLILQLKCIIQSQNHQRLLLRDLEKEVGFVEKWNFMSIMEKYPSIFGVGGGCGKELPFVTLTGKAEKIAREQGEARNLMEPILVKNLRKLLMLSIDCRVPLEKVELIGNELGLPHDFKKSLIFKYPEYFSTKVINGRAYLNLENWDSLLAVTAREERFARERMLQSAGGQNKVRITKDGNYLGPFAFKMCYAAGFRPNKSYLEELEKWQKMEFPSPYLNARRFEVADPKTRKRVVAVLHELLSLTMEKRMISAKLDAFHSEYRLPSKLVLCLTKHHGIFYITNKGARSTVFLKEAYDGTNLVDKCSILMFNDKFVALSGRNETSSGNVMKYT; encoded by the coding sequence ATGTTTGTTTCAGTAAGGCAAATATCAAGTGGAGGAAAAAGATCGAAGAAGAAAATATACCACAGAGACTATCAACTAGACAAAGTAATGGATTTGCAGAAGAAACCATCTTTAATTCTTCAGCTAAAGTGCATTATCCAATCTCAAAATCATCAACGTCTTCTTCTTCGTGACCTCGAAAAGGAAGTCGGGTTTGTGGAAAAATGGAACTTCATGTCCATCATGGAGAAGTACCCTTCAATATTCGGTGTTGGTGGTGGCTGTGGAAAAGAACTCCCTTTTGTTACACTAACTGGAAAAGCCGAAAAGATTGCAAGAGAACAGGGAGAAGCAAGGAATTTAATGGAACCCATTTTAGTTAAGAACCTAAGGAAGTTGTTAATGTTGTCTATTGATTGTAGGGTGCCATTGGAGAAGGTTGAATTAATTGGAAATGAACTTGGCTTGCCTCATGACTTCAAAAAGTCATTGATTTTCAAATATCCTGAATATTTTTCCACGAAAGTTATCAATGGTAGAGCTTATCTTAACTTGGAGAACTGGGATTCTTTACTGGCAGTGACTGCTCGTGAGGAGAGATTCGCACGTGAAAGGATGTTGCAATCAGCTGGTGGTCAAAATAAGGTTAGGATCACGAAAGATGGTAACTATCTCGGTCCATTCGCATTTAAAATGTGTTATGCTGCTGGTTTTAGACCGAATAAGAGTTATCTTGAGGAACTTGAGAAGTGGCAGAAAATGGAATTCCCTTCTCCATACTTGAATGCGAGGAGATTTGAAGTTGCAGATCCAAAAACCCGAAAAAGAGTGGTGGCTGTGCTTCATGAACTCCTCAGTTTGACCATGGAGAAGAGGATGATATCTGCAAAACTGGACGCATTTCATTCAGAGTACCGATTACCTTCCAAGTTAGTGCTATGTTTGACAAAGCACCATGGTATATTTTACATTACAAATAAAGGTGCAAGGAGCACTGTATTTCTTAAAGAAGCATATGATGGTACAAATTTGGTAGATAAATGTTCTATCCTGATGTTTAATGATAAGTTTGTTGCACTAAGTGGTAGAAATGAGACCAGTTCAGGTAACGTTATGAAATATACTTAG